AGAACCGTTGTTTCGGCAGGGGTAATCACCACCAGTTCCGAGTCCAGGGGTTCTGCATAGGCCCAAAAATGCTGAAGATCAACTTGACTGGTGACTTTCCCCGATTCCTGCTGAATGTCCGACTCCGTATCTGTGGTCAGGATTTCGGTGGAGGTCGCGGTACTCTGCCGTCGTTGCCGTAGCGCGTCTAAAATACTGTCACGACTGCGACCCCGCAGTTGAAACAGCACAAACGGATCCTCGCGAAAAAAATCTCCTAGCTGGTAGTACACCGCTGCAATGTGCTTGCAGGGGTTTTTAGGATCAGGGCAACTGCATTTAGAATGCACCTCTGACAGGTTGAATGGGTAAAGGCTGAGGCCATTGGCGGTAAAAACAGCCTCAATTTCAGCCGGCATTTCCCCCGCCAGCAGCTGAGCAGAATAAATGGCTTGCTCCGAAAGCGAATCAATGACGTAGTTCCAATCTTCGTCACTAAACGCGTCGAGCCAGATCGAAAGCTTGTAAGGTTCTTCAGCTGTGCCCTGCACCAAGGCCGTGACCTTGGACCCCTTGTACTCTAGGCTGAGAATGTGGCCTTCTCGGGCGTAGATGCGTCCCCGCTCTAGGCGCTTTTTGAAGCGGTAGGTGTTCAACAGCTCTACCCATCGCTGCACCCACCAAGCTTCATCTTCTAGGGCATAGGCACTTGAGGCGGACGCGTAGGCAGTCATAACAGGCAGCATAATGAGCTATCTGTTCATTTTAAGGCCAGTCGAGCTAGCCTCGCAGACTCGATCTAATAACCTATTGCAAGTGAGCAGCTCCAGGGAACGTTCCGCTGCTGGAGACCCAAAACTTTAGGTTTTGAGCCCCAAGGCTGATTAGATTTATGGAGCGGTTGCCATCGCTAGAGTCATGCCCATCGCGCCAGAGACATTGGCGCGATGGGCATGACAACTAGGCGTTAGCGACCAATACCCAAGTACTGGAAGCCAGCCCGCACCATGGCTTCGCGATCGAGGAAGTTGCGGCCATCAATGATGATGGGGCTGTTCATCCGCTGACCCATAGCGGCGTAGTCGAGCTCTTTAAACTGTTGCCAGTCGGTGACTAAGACCAGGGCATCGCAGTGGTCGGCCAAGAGCGTGGCGTCAGTCTCAACGATGACGCCTGTCAGCCCGTGGCGCAGCCCACTTTGGGAAACAATGGGGTCATAGGCTTTAACTTTGGCTCCTAGGCGATTGAGCTGCTCAATCAAAATCAACGCTGGTGCGTCGCGCATGTCGTCGGTGTCAGGTTTAAACGTGAGCCCCAGCAGGCCGACGGTTTTTCCCTTGAGAATCTTAAGCACCTGCTGAAGTTTTTCGAGGGTAATTTGACGCTGGCGGTCGTTAACCTCCACGGCGGCTTTGAGTAGCTGTGCCTCGTAGCCGTAGTCGTCGGCGGTGTGAATCAGGGCTGATACGTCTTTAGGAAAGCACGACCCGCCCCAGCCAATGCCAGCCTGCAAAAACTTTTTGCCGATGCGAGAATCCAGACCAATGCCCTGAGCCACCTGAGTCACGTCGGCCCCCACGCGATCGCAGATATTGGCGACTTCATTAATAAAGCTAATTTTGGTGGCCAAAAAAGCGTTAGAAGCATACTTGACCATTTCGGCCGAACTGATATCAGTGACCAGTACAGGCACTGGGTCGGCATTAGTATCTTCGGCAAAGCGCCGTTCTATGATTGGTGTGTAGAGTTCTTTCATCATGGCGATCGCCCGAGGGCTGTTGCTGCCCAGCACGATGCGATCGGGGTTAAAGGTGTCGTATACTGCTGAGCCTTCGCGCAAAAACTCTGGGTTGCTAACGACATCGAAGTCGGCAGCAACCTCAGGGTGGGTTGTCTCAGGAATACCCCCAGCGGGCACGGGTACCAGCTGGCGCTCAGCCACGCCATCCAACACAATCATGCGCACCCAGTCACCGGAACCAATGGGTACCGTAGATTTATTCACAATCACCTTGTAACCGCCGTTTAGGTGAGTGCCAATGCCCCGAGCTACCGCCTCCACATAGCGGGTATCACTTTCACCCGTAGGCAGTGCTGGGGTGCCCACTGCAATGAATAGGATGTCGCCGTGCTCAACGCCACCTTTGAGATCAGTGGAAAACTGGAGATGCCCTGCCGCCATTGACGACTGCATAATCTCAGCCAGCCCAGGCTCAAAAATGGGCGACTGCCCCGACTGCATGAGCTTAACCTTTTCCTCGTTGACGTCAATACACACTACATCGTGGCCAACGTTGGCTAGGCACACACCAGTAACCAGGCCTACATAACCAGTACCAATCACACATACCCGCATAGAAAATAGTCCTTACTTTATGAACAATCGATAATCGTTGAACTGTGGGCTCAACGCTCTTGACTTTGACAAACCTGAGGCCATAGCCCAGCTATGGCCTCCTAGCTATGGCCACCTGTAAAGGCTAGCTAGTCACAGAGTGCAGTGTCGGTGATACAGCCGCAGTTGTTCCTGATGGGCTCTGACGACTGCGAAAATCGTCGATGGTGAGCTTGAGACCTTCCTGTAGAGGCACCGTAGGATTCCAGTCGAGGAACGTTTGAGCCCGAGTGATATCCGGCTTGCGGCGTTGGGGATCATCCTGGGGCAAGGGTTTATGAATCAAGTCAGCGTCTGGGTTCACCATAGCCTGGATGGTTTGAGCTAGCTGTAAAATGGTGTACTCATCGGGGTTGCCTAAGTTGACTGGACCAATGTAATCGCCATTCATCAGTCGCATCAAGCCGTTCACCAAATCAGACACGTAGCAAAAGCTTCGCGTTTGAGAACCGCTACCATACACAGTCAGCGGAATACCCTGTAGGGCCTGGACAACGAAATTGCTGACTACACGACCATCGTTTTCAAGCATGCGAGGCCCATAGGTATTGAAAATTCGGGCCACTCGGATATCGACGTTGTTTTGACGGTGGTAGTCAAAGGCTAAAGTTTCAGCGACGCGCTTGCCCTCGTCGTAGCAGCTGCGAATGCCAATTGGGTTGACGTTGCCCCGGTAGTCTTCGGTTTGGGGATGCACTTCAGGGTCGCCATACACCTCAGAGGTTGAGGCCAGCAGAAAGCGAGCTTTAACTCGCTTAGCTAAGCCCAACATATTTAGGGTGCCCATGACGTTAGTTTTGATGGTTTTGACCGGGTTGTACTGGTAATGCACCGGAGAGGCAGGGCAGGCCAGATGATAAATTTGGTCAACCTCAAGCCGAATTGGCTCAGTTACGTCGTGGCGAATAACCTCGAAGTAGGGGTGATCGAGCCAATGCAGCAGATTGTGCCGGTGACCTGTATAAAAATTATCTAAACAAATTACCTCGTGCCCCTCAGTCATTAAACGGTCAATTAAGTGGGAGCCAATAAACCCAGCTCCGCCAGTTACGAGAATTCTCATGGGCAATCAACCAGAGAGAGATTTATAAACTAGGGGGTGTAGCTTGCACCTAACCTTACTTTCCCCAGGGTAAAGTATCCGGATATCAAAACCCCATCACTTCAATTTTGATTGGTTTGCTAATGCTTTATGAAGTTTTTCACTTTAAATGGCTGTGTTAAAGACAGCCTGAGCAGGTTGTGTGTTTACTTGAACAACTCTATGCCAGGTGACGTCCTTTGCTATTTGTTCGTTTATGGCACCCTCAAACCTGGGGAGAGAGCGTTTGCCAACCTCTGTGAACCTTTTGCGATCGCAGCCCGACCAGCACAGACGATTGGACGACTCTACCATTTACCCCTAGGCTACCCAGCTATGACCACAGAACCTGGTTGGGTAAAAGGGTTTTTGCTGACGTTCTCCAGCGCAGATGCTCTAACGGCTATAGATGCTTTTGAAGAATATTACCCCGATCGCCCCCAGAGCAGTGAGTACCAGCGGAGCTTACAAACGGTTTATGACCTGAACCAGCACTCCTTAGAGATAGCTTGGGTCTACACCATGAGCCTAGAGCAGGTAAATAGTTCTGGAGGTCTCTGGTTACCCCATGGCTATTGGACAGAGGCTATGGACTTTATAAACTTGCCAAAATAAAAAAGGCTCTGCCATGTTGGCAGAGCCTTAGAGCTAGTTAGACTAGCTAAGTTGTGACTAAGTTATAAAAACTTAGAAACGGAAGGTGGCGCGAATAGCACCCCAGAGACCGATTTCGTCATCAGCAGCGAGGGTATTGATGTCGCCATAGATAACAGCGGGGGTGATGGTCAAGAACTGGTTGAAGGGAATTTCGTAGTAACCTTCAACAATAGTGGGGTTGTTGGTAGAACCCAACAGCTGGGGCAATTGGCCACCGTAGACACCTAGCTGAGCACCCTCAGCCAGGAAGTTGTTGATGCCAAGACCAGCAGTCCAGCTAAAGTCGTTGCCACCGTTGTAGGTGGTATAAGCACCGTGACCAGCTACGAAGAACCTGCCGAAGTCAAGGTTCAACAGACCAGCATAGGTGTCAGTAGCACCCGGAACACCATTGAATCTGTCAGACCGGTCGCTGTGGATGTAGGCAATACCAGCATCCAGGAAGCCATCGGTCAGGAAGCTGAGCTGGCCAATGTAGCTCTGGCTATTAGCAGCAAAGATACCGACGGAGGGAGTAAAACCACCCTCGCCACTGGTGTAACCTGCATCGAACACAATGCTGTCGGTGAGAGCAAAGCTCAGACCAACACCAGCGCCAGCGGTAGTGCTACCACCAGCGTCGTAGAACTGAGGCCCACCAGCATCAGCAACGGAAGGGCCGTCGAAGGGCACGATGGTGCTGGTTACCCAGTCATCGCCCTGAAGGCCACGAGCAGAAGCAGTCACGGTAAGGCGGCTGCCAACCGGGAACTGGTAGTAGAAGTCATCAATCTGCACGTTGTAGTCAGTATTGCTAGGATTACCGGCGTCACTGCTGCTAGAGTTAGCGAGGCCACCTAGGAGCCCTGCGCTGTTAGGGTCGCCGCTGATTGCATTACCTCTGGCACCCTGCAAGCGAATACGCAAACGGTCGTTGCCAGTAAAGCTGGAGTCAAAGTTCAAGCGGGCACGGGCAGCAACGCTGGTGCTCGCCTCACCGGTGACGATGTCAATCGGGGTAACCAGGTGGAAGTCAGCCTGACCAACCAGCTTGGTGGTGGTAGAGAACTGCTGAGCGCGCAGGGTAGCGGTTTCAGCTTCTAGGGCATCGACGCGGCCGCGCAGGGTAGCCAGTTCAGCCTGGAACTCTTCTTGCAGACGACGGATGGTAGCGAGGTCGTCAGGGTCGATGCCGGACTGGGCGATCAGGGTAGCGATCACGTCCAAGCAGGAGTTGAGACCAGCAGCGAACTCAAAGCGAGTCAGGCTGCGCTGACCGCGGAAGGTGCGGTCGGGGTAGCCCTGAATACAACCGTAGTTTTCAACTAGGCTTTGTAGTGCCTGGAAGGCCCAGTCGGAGGGCAGCACGTCGGTGAGCTCTGAGACGCTGGTGATTTGAGCCAGTTGAATAGAGTCTTGGTCGAAGTCGCTGACCAGGGGGGTAGCGGCTTCAGCTGCGATCGCGGAGCCAGAGACGGCCACAGCTGCACCTAGGGCAGCGGGCACAGCCAGCAAAGATTGCCAAAATAACTTAGCCATTCGATTTTCTCCTCACACCTTAATCAAGGCTTATTGTGTACCTACCAGCAGGTTTGGCAAAAGCCGCACCCAATGAACGAAGTTCAGACCTGACCCAATAATAGGGGACAGTAACTCAACCTTATGTACATCCAAGACCGATAGTAGCAGATCTGCTCATCGGCGGCTAGATAAGATTTGACCTAATGACTAAGTAGTCACAAAATCACCTCATCTAGTGCTTAGACAAGCACCTTAGGCATAAGGTTCCCCAAAATTATCTGAGTTAGCAGGAGTAAGGAAATTTTTTGGAATGGCGTATTAGACGACTGTTGATTCCGATTTCTGAAGCTGATGGATAAGCTCTGGCGACCGGAGACTCTGACCAGTGATCAACCAACTCAGAGTCCCCAGTAAGAGGGATAACCCCTAGAACTCGAAGGTGGCGCGCAGGACACCCCAGAAACCAGTTTCATCAGTATCACTACCCAGATTGGTGTCCCCATAGATGACTGCAGGAGTAATGGTTAGGAACTCGTTAAAGGGCACCTGGTAGTAACCTTCGATTAGTAGAGGGTTGTTGGTGGTATCAGCTACCTGAGGTAGCTGACCACCGTAAATGCCCAGTTGAGACCCTTCAACCCCAAAGTCGTTGATGCCAAGACCAGCGGTCCAGCTGAAGTCGTTGCCGCCGTTGAAGGTTTGATATGCACCATGGCCAGCGATAAAGAATCCACCAAAGTCAAGGTTCAACAGAGCAGCGTAGGTGTCAGTACCGCCGGGTAGACCACCTTGGAAGTTGGTGGATTGGTCGTTGTGCAGGTAGGCAATACCAGCATCCAGGAAACCATCGCTCAGAAAGCTCAGCTGAGCAATGTAGCTCTGGTCGGCAGCAGCAAAGATACCAACATTAGGATTGAAGGCACCAGGACCACCAGCGGTGTAACCTGCATCTAGCACGATGCTGTCAGTCAGGGCGATGCTGATACCAGCACCGGCACCGTTAGAGCTACTGCCGCCGCTGCTATAGAAAGCTGGTTCTCCATATTGGGCGACGGAGGGGCCATCAAAAGGAACGATGGTGTCGGTGACCCAGTCATCGCCCTGAAGGCCGCGAGCAGAGGCAGTTAGAGTGATGCGGCTACCAACGGGGAATCGATAGTAGAAGTCGTCAATGGTTACGTTGTAGTCGTTGCCCCGAGCGTTGGCCAAGCCACCGAGCACATCTGGGGCAATGGCGTTACCCTCACCAGCCTGCAGGCGAATACGCAAGCGATCGTCACCAGTGAAGCTGGAGTCGAAGTTTAATCGAGCGCGATTGGCAACGCTAGTGTTTGCTTCATCGGTAATGCTGTCAATCGGGGTTACCAGGTGGAAGTCAACTTGCCCTCGCAGCTTGGTGGTGGTAGAGAACTGCTGAGCGCGCAGGGTAGCGGTTTCAGCTTCTAGGGCATCGACGCGGCCACGCAGGGTAGCCAGTTCAGCCTGGAACTCTTCTTGCAGACGACGGATGGTAGCGAGGTCGTCAGGGTCGATGCCGGACTGGGCGATCAGGGTAGCGATCACGTCCAAGCAGGAGTTGAGACCAGCAGCGAACTCAAAGCGAGTCAGGCTGCGCTGACCGCGGAAGGTGCGGTCGGGGTAGCCCTGAATACAACCGTAGTTTTCAACCAGACTTTGTAGCGCTTGGAAGGCCCAGTCGGAGGGCAGCACGTCGGTGAGCTCTGAGACGCTGGTGATTTGAGCCAGTTGAATAGAGTCTTGGTCGAAGTCGCTGACCAGGGGGGTAGCGGCTTCAGCTGCGATCGCGGAGCCAGAGACGGCCACAGCTGCACCTAGGGCAGCGGGCACAGCCAGCAAAGGCCAAAATAGCTTAGACATGTAATTTTCTCCTCACACCGTTCTAAAAAGCGAAGCGTGTACCAGTAGCGAAAGCTGCAGCACAGTTTCGTATAGGAGGTTGTCGTAGATCAACATCCTCAGGGTGCAAGACGAGTTAAGTGTGAGTGAGAGTTTGGGAAGAGCTTAATTAGCCTCATTAACGTCAAGTGAAGAAATCATGGCTCTTCGACTGTGACGTTTAAGGTTAAGTTGGTTTAACTCAAAGCAGAGATAGTTTCTGCCATAGCAAAGTCTTTTTCGGTTAGACCTCCTGTGTCGTGGGTGGAGAGGCTAACGACGACCCGGTTGTAGGAGATTTGCAGGTCGGGGTGGTGACCGGCGGCTTCGGCAGGCTCGACTAGCTGGTTGACAAAGTCGACGGCAGCGACGAAATCTTTGAAGGTGCGGGTAAAAGTGATGGTCTTGCCGACCAACGTCCAGTCAGAAAGCTGGCTTAGTTTAGCTTGAATGTCGCGATCGCTGAGGAGAGTGGCCATGGCGGTAGGGAGATGAGCTATCCCATCATCCTAGGACGGTAGTGGTGCGATCGCATTCAGCGAAGGGATGCTGAGTCTGCCGATCGCGTGTTGCCTTTAAAGCGTTGCCCCTTTAAAAGCTATCCGCCCCTGCCAGGGGAAGAAAGTCTTCCTAAGCAGGGGCGGTCTAGTTGGATCTTAGGTTGAACCTGACTGCCGGGAGGAACCCTATTCAGCCAGCTTCGAGAGCTTAGCTAGTTGCCAAAGCAACCAACACTGAAGCTAGAGTACAGCCCCGGCGCACAGCCGGCTGATCTCAACCTGAAGACCCACACGTTTACTACTTTCTTGCATGGGCATCACCTCCTGGAATCCTAACGGTAAAATCTGTAGAGTTGCTGCCGTAACAGCGGCATTACTCGTAAGTTAGCACAATAATTTCTGGCTGTGGCAGAAATTGCGAGCTTTGTCGAGGTCTAAGCCGATCGCGCTGGCCCTCAATGCCCTTCCAGAGCCATAACCTATGTCCCCAAACCCTCTTCCGATTCCTGATATCACCGTAGATCAGTACCTACAAGCCTGGTTGCAAGAAGATGTTGGCCGCGGTGACTGGACTACCGCTGGGTTGGGGTCTTTTGCCCAGCGGCCTGGGCAGGCCGTTTGGGTCACCCGTGCTCCCGGCGTCATTGCTGGGCTTCCCTTTGCTCGCCGCCTCTTTCAGCAGCTGGATGCCGACGCCAGCTTTGAGCCCTTGGTAAATGATGGCGACCCTTGCACTAAAGACACCACCGTTGCCAAAATCAGCGGCCCTCTGGCGGTGCTGCTCACGGGCGAACGGGTGGCCTTAAACCTGGTGATGCGCCTGAGCGGCATTGCCACCGCTACCCATCAGTACGTGGAGCAGTTAGCTGATAGTCCTACCCAATTGGTCGATACCCGCAAGACTACCCCTGGTCTACGGCAGTTTGAAAAGTACGCCAGCCGAGTTGGTGGGGCCATTAACCACCGCATGGGGCTAGACGACGCGGTGATGATTAAAGACAACCATATCGCTGCTGCTGGAGGCATTCGAGCGGCCGTGGCTCAGATTCGAACGGCAATTCCTTACCCCATGACGGTGGAGGTAGAAACGAGCAATCTGGATCAGGTTGATGAAGCGATCGCCTGTCCTGTAGACATCATCATGCTCGACAATATGTCTCCAGAGCTGATGAAGACGGCTGTTGAGCGCATTCGCCAGCAAAAGCCAACGGTCAAGATCGAGGCGTCTGGCAACGTGACGCTAGAGACGTTGGGGGCGATCGCGGCGACAGGGGTAGATTTTATTTCCAGCAGTGCCCCCGTTACTCGGGCTCCGTGGCTAGATATTAGTATGCAAGTGACGAGTTCTGAAGCGCTTTAACCCAAGGTAACCCATGATCTTAACTACCGGTCCTAACGTTGACGGTCGCCAAGTAGTTGAATACTGCGGGTTGGTCAATGGCGAGGCTATTTTGGGAGCCAATATTTTTAAGGATTTTTTTGCGGGCATTCGCGATGTGGTGGGCGGGCGATCGGGTGTCTACGAAAAGTCTCTGCGCCAGGCCCGCAACACCGCCATCAAAGAAATGACGCAGGCGGCCCAAGAACTAGGCGCCGACGCCATTATTGCCGTAGACATCGACTATGAATCGCTCGAAATCAACAACGGCGGCAACATGCTGATGGTGGCGGCCAGTGGTACAGCGGTGCGACTGGGATGAGGCGTTCTTGGCCTAAGCACCCAGCCCCTAGCCTTGATCTAGGCCAAATTCAAGGATTTATTTTAGGAACCAGGTGCCTGGATTCAGTTATGGAAGAGCGTGGTCTTTCATGTCAGCTAGGGAAACATGCTCGATGGCAGCGGCATGAGTGGCATCGAGGATCACCGGGGGCGCTACCCCGGCTTCTAGGGCTTCTTGCCAGCGAGGGGCGCAAAGACACCAGCGATCGCCCGGCTTGAGCCCCGGAAATTGGAAATCGGGCATCGGTGTCGAGAGATCGTTGCCCTGGGCTTTGGTGAAGGCCAAAAACTCAGGGGTCATCTGGGCACACACCACGTGAACTCCCATATCGCCTGCGCCGGTATTGCAGCAGCCATCACGATAAAAGCCGGTCATGGGCGAGGTGCAGCAGGGGGCGAGGGGAGTCCCCAAGACGTTGGTGGCGGTGGTCATGGGAGTTTTAACCTAAAGAGCCGGTAGGCAAGTCGCCGTTCGCTTTTAATCTACCGCAAGACCTCATAACCCGCCTTGACGAAGCTTAAAAAAAAGAGATGCCGCTAGCGACATCTCCGGGAGATAGGTTTGAGGGTAAAGAGTCTGGCAGGGACTGACCTGCCTCGGCCTACGCATCAATGGTGGTAATGGGTTCATCGGCTGTGCTAGTGCCGGACTGCTTACGCTTGTTGAGGTGCTCCAGCGCAATTTGAGTCAATTCGGTGACGAGCAGGGTGGCCAACAAACCGTCATCGACCCAGCCAATAATTGGCAAGAAGTCAGGGGCAATATCAATGGGAGAAACCAAGTAAATTATGGTTCCCACAACCAAGAGCCAGCGGTATTTGGTATTGCGTAGAGTTGCTTTATACCAGTTGTAAAATGAGCCGATCGCATTGTTCATTGAGCCATTCACCTGAACGTGACTATTTCATGGTGTCAAAAAAACAGGCGATCACCTAGTGTAGAAAACTGATCTAAAACGGTGGAGAACCGGCCCCCAGAATTGATTGGCTCTGGGTGAAGCAACCTCTGGATGCCCAGAGCCAGAGTGCTAGACTACGGGAGCAACAATGACAGAAATGCGCGGTTCTATGACCGTAGAGACGAGACCGACGGACCAAGCCGGAGTGGCGACCATTGAGGTGCTCCTTAGCATTGCACCCATGATGGATCGCACCGATCGCCATTATCGCTACTTTATGCGGCAGATCACTCGGCACACCCTGCTCTATACCGAGATGGTGACGGCCCAGGCAATTTTGCACGGCGATCGCGACCATTTGCTGGGTTTTACCCCCAGTGAGTCGCCGCTGGTGCTGCAGGTGGGAGGTGACGATCCGCAGATGCTGGCAGTCTCGGCCCGCGCTGCCGCTGACTTTGGCTATGATGCCATCAATTTGAACGTGGGCTGCCCGAGCGATCGCGTCCGCAGCGGCAACTTTGGAGCCTGCCTGATGGCCCAGCCTGGGCGGGTCGCCGAGGGCGTTGCGGCCATGATGGCGGCCAGTCCGCTGCCGGTCAGCGTCAAGCACCGGATTGGGATCGATGATCGCGATCGCTATGAGGACATGGCCACTTTCGTGGATACCGTGGCTCAGACCGGCTGCCGCCACTTTACTGTTCACGCCCGCAAGGCCTGGCTGCAGGGGCTTAGCCCCAAAGATAACCGCACCGTGCCGCCCCTACGCTACGGCGACGTGCACCGCCTCAAACGCGACTTTCCCCACCTGTGGATTGAGATCAATGGTGGCTTGACCCGACTTGAGCAGGTGACAGAACAGCTTGCCCAGGTCGATGGGGTCATGGTTGGCCGAGCTGCCTACGACAATCCTTACCTCTTTAGCCAGATTGATCAGAGCTTTTTTGCTGCCCGCCAGGATCCCCTCAGCCGCCACCAGGTGGCCGAAGCGATGCTGCCCTACATTGACCACTGGGTGCGCCAGGGGCTGAAGCTCAACAAAATTACTCGCCACATGCTGATGCTGTTTGCAGGGCAGCCCGGCAGCCGCTTGTGGAAGCAAACACTAACCGAGGAGTCGTCAAAGCCTGGGGCCGGGGTTGAGGTTGTCCGGCAGGCTTTGACGGCGGTGCAGCGACAGAGCGAAATTCAGGCTCAGCTAGGGAGTCTTGTTTAGGCCTTGGGTGTTGGTCTCGATCGGGGTTGGCACCCAGGCGAAGGGATAAACGTATTCGTCAATGGCGGTTAGGGGAGACAGTGCTGTGCCATCGGGCTGAACGCGGTGCAGCACCTGGGTACCTAGTGAGTCGTCCGGCGGGGTGGCCGTAAAGGCGATCCACTCGCCATCAGGGGACCACTGGCTGTCGAGGATATTCTGCAGAGGCTGATTGGTCAAAGCCGTAAATTCTTGGCTGACGAGATCCATGCGAAATAGGGTTTGCCGACCGGCTTGAGCTCCTGAGGCGAAGGCGAGCTGCTGACCGTTAGGAGCCCAGCTGAGGGCGTCGTAAAAACCAGGCCGGGTGAGAGATTGGGTCTCCCCAGTGTTGACGTTGACTAGAGCAATGATTTCTTGGTTGCTGAGGGGTGGGTTGTGGGGCCGATAGTAGGCGATATAGCGACCGTCAGGTGACCACAGCACAATGCTGCGGTAAATCTGGAAGTTGGCTTCGGGCGTCAGCACGCGGCGATCGCCCCCGTCAGCCCTCACGACATTGAGCCGCTGGAAAGGATAGTTACCCTCATAGAAGGCCAGCTGGGTGCCATCGGGGGACCAAGCCAAAGGGCTCCCAGCAGCACCGTAGATGCCAGGGGTTTGGGTAATGCGGCGAGGGCGACTGCCGTCCAGCCCGGCTACGAAGATATGCTGGCCGGTCACATAGGCGATCTGGCTGCCATCGGGCGCCACAAAAACGTCTGACTCTGGACTGTCGGGCAAGGAATTAAAGGCTGTCACCTCTCCAGTAGGGCGACTAAGGAACAGTTCTAATTCAGCGGGGGCACCGGCGGTGGGGGCGGGGCAGCGCTGCTTAATGACTAAGGTTTCGCCATCGAGCTGCCAGACCAGATCGATTGTGGGCGGCCGTTGACAATCGCTAGAAAACACCAGCTTGGGGGAGCCCGCACCCGGTTCAACTCGATAGACTTCGCCGTAGTTTTGAACAATGGCTAGCCGCTCTCCGCTGCGAGACCAGGCTAGGGTATTGAAGGGGCGATCGCCCTCGGGCAGCAGGGCTTCGCGATCGCCGCTGTCGGGCTCCAGACGAAACAGCCCACTGGGGGTCGCAAAAGATAGATCTGCCGCTGGCGCTGCTGTGATGGCAAACGCCACAATTGCGGTGGTGAATACGGCCACAGAAGGTTGAATCACGGTTTCACATCCTTAAGCGTTCCCTTCGTCATCATAGCTATGGGCCGGGGGCTTGGAACCAGATTTTAGAATCGCACCGGGCAACCGCCCTGATCATCGGTTAGTTTCTAAGATGCCAGAAGCGTTAATTGTTGGGTTGTCGGCCCTGCCGCCATCGAGCAAGATGGACGGGTGCTGACTCCGGTGCTGTATTTATTCGTCAGCTCATGAACGTCATCAGCCTATTTTTCATCTTTTTAATTCTCTCCTCCCTTCAACCTGCCATTCAGCGGCGGCTCGTCCAGTCACGTCGGATCAACGCCATTCGCAATCTAGAGCAGCAGCGCGGCAGCCGGGTGATTTTGTTGATTCATCGCCAGGAGTCGATCAGCCTGCTGGGCATTCCCATCTCGCGGTTTATCAATATCGAAGACTCAGAGCAGATTTTGCGGGCCATTCGCCTCACCCCCGCCAACGTGCCCATTGACTTGATTTTGCACACTCCTGGGGGGCTGGTGCTGGCCACCGAGCAAATTGCCCGAGCGTTGCTGCGCCACGGGGCTAAGGTAACGGTGTTTATTCCCCACTACGCCATGAGTGGCGGCACGATGCTGGCAATGGCCGCCGACGAAATTGTGATGGATGAAAATGCGGTGCTGGGGCCGGTGGATCCTCAGTTGGGCAACGTAGCAGCCGCCAGCATTCTCACGGTGCTAGAGGCAAAACCACCCGAGAAAATGGATGATCAGACTCTCATAACGGCCGATCTAGCCCGCAAGGCAATTAGCCAGGTACAGCGATTTGTGCGAGCTCTGCTGGAAGACTCAAACCCTCGACAGAAAGTTGACCC
The DNA window shown above is from Leptolyngbya subtilissima AS-A7 and carries:
- a CDS encoding UDP-glucuronic acid decarboxylase family protein; the encoded protein is MRILVTGGAGFIGSHLIDRLMTEGHEVICLDNFYTGHRHNLLHWLDHPYFEVIRHDVTEPIRLEVDQIYHLACPASPVHYQYNPVKTIKTNVMGTLNMLGLAKRVKARFLLASTSEVYGDPEVHPQTEDYRGNVNPIGIRSCYDEGKRVAETLAFDYHRQNNVDIRVARIFNTYGPRMLENDGRVVSNFVVQALQGIPLTVYGSGSQTRSFCYVSDLVNGLMRLMNGDYIGPVNLGNPDEYTILQLAQTIQAMVNPDADLIHKPLPQDDPQRRKPDITRAQTFLDWNPTVPLQEGLKLTIDDFRSRQSPSGTTAAVSPTLHSVTS
- a CDS encoding iron uptake porin, which translates into the protein MAKLFWQSLLAVPAALGAAVAVSGSAIAAEAATPLVSDFDQDSIQLAQITSVSELTDVLPSDWAFQALQSLVENYGCIQGYPDRTFRGQRSLTRFEFAAGLNSCLDVIATLIAQSGIDPDDLATIRRLQEEFQAELATLRGRVDALEAETATLRAQQFSTTTKLVGQADFHLVTPIDIVTGEASTSVAARARLNFDSSFTGNDRLRIRLQGARGNAISGDPNSAGLLGGLANSSSSDAGNPSNTDYNVQIDDFYYQFPVGSRLTVTASARGLQGDDWVTSTIVPFDGPSVADAGGPQFYDAGGSTTAGAGVGLSFALTDSIVFDAGYTSGEGGFTPSVGIFAANSQSYIGQLSFLTDGFLDAGIAYIHSDRSDRFNGVPGATDTYAGLLNLDFGRFFVAGHGAYTTYNGGNDFSWTAGLGINNFLAEGAQLGVYGGQLPQLLGSTNNPTIVEGYYEIPFNQFLTITPAVIYGDINTLAADDEIGLWGAIRATFRF
- a CDS encoding UDP-glucose dehydrogenase family protein; this encodes MRVCVIGTGYVGLVTGVCLANVGHDVVCIDVNEEKVKLMQSGQSPIFEPGLAEIMQSSMAAGHLQFSTDLKGGVEHGDILFIAVGTPALPTGESDTRYVEAVARGIGTHLNGGYKVIVNKSTVPIGSGDWVRMIVLDGVAERQLVPVPAGGIPETTHPEVAADFDVVSNPEFLREGSAVYDTFNPDRIVLGSNSPRAIAMMKELYTPIIERRFAEDTNADPVPVLVTDISSAEMVKYASNAFLATKISFINEVANICDRVGADVTQVAQGIGLDSRIGKKFLQAGIGWGGSCFPKDVSALIHTADDYGYEAQLLKAAVEVNDRQRQITLEKLQQVLKILKGKTVGLLGLTFKPDTDDMRDAPALILIEQLNRLGAKVKAYDPIVSQSGLRHGLTGVIVETDATLLADHCDALVLVTDWQQFKELDYAAMGQRMNSPIIIDGRNFLDREAMVRAGFQYLGIGR
- a CDS encoding SWIM zinc finger family protein, whose amino-acid sequence is MTAYASASSAYALEDEAWWVQRWVELLNTYRFKKRLERGRIYAREGHILSLEYKGSKVTALVQGTAEEPYKLSIWLDAFSDEDWNYVIDSLSEQAIYSAQLLAGEMPAEIEAVFTANGLSLYPFNLSEVHSKCSCPDPKNPCKHIAAVYYQLGDFFREDPFVLFQLRGRSRDSILDALRQRRQSTATSTEILTTDTESDIQQESGKVTSQVDLQHFWAYAEPLDSELVVITPAETTVLDVLGKIPLPPEDAPAVMGHLKEIYQTVAQQAMMQALG
- a CDS encoding gamma-glutamylcyclotransferase family protein, with protein sequence MPGDVLCYLFVYGTLKPGERAFANLCEPFAIAARPAQTIGRLYHLPLGYPAMTTEPGWVKGFLLTFSSADALTAIDAFEEYYPDRPQSSEYQRSLQTVYDLNQHSLEIAWVYTMSLEQVNSSGGLWLPHGYWTEAMDFINLPK